A single region of the Devosia sp. FJ2-5-3 genome encodes:
- the truB gene encoding tRNA pseudouridine(55) synthase TruB, translating to MAEQKKSKKRPISGWVVLNKPYDFTSTQAVGKVRWLFAAAKAGHAGTLDPLATGILPIALGEATKAVPQVQDGTKIYRFSIVWGSATTTDDIEGEVIATSDVRPEREALEAVLPQFTGTIMQRPPIFSALKIDGERAYDLARAGEVVELAPRPVDIDAIELIEHGTDKTVLEVTCGKGTYVRSLARDIAEVLGTRGHVGNLHRAAVGPFTDEDAVTIEELEAAEEGPARDAMLGPVSAGLVDLPEIRLDPVQAAAVGHGNPVLLTGAGSPAQLDECWASFKGKVIATGHVEFGQFKPRRVFN from the coding sequence GTGGCCGAACAGAAAAAATCCAAAAAGCGCCCCATCTCCGGATGGGTGGTGCTCAACAAGCCCTATGATTTCACCTCCACCCAGGCGGTGGGCAAGGTGCGATGGCTGTTTGCCGCCGCCAAGGCGGGCCATGCCGGCACGCTCGATCCGCTAGCAACAGGCATTTTGCCGATTGCGCTGGGCGAGGCCACCAAGGCGGTGCCGCAGGTGCAGGACGGGACCAAGATCTATCGCTTCTCGATTGTCTGGGGTTCGGCAACGACCACGGACGATATCGAGGGCGAGGTGATCGCCACTTCGGATGTGCGGCCCGAACGGGAAGCGCTCGAGGCGGTGCTGCCCCAGTTTACCGGTACCATCATGCAGCGGCCGCCGATTTTTTCGGCGCTCAAGATCGATGGCGAACGCGCCTATGATCTGGCCCGCGCCGGCGAAGTGGTGGAACTGGCGCCGCGCCCGGTCGATATCGATGCCATCGAGCTGATCGAGCACGGCACCGACAAGACGGTTTTGGAAGTGACCTGCGGCAAGGGCACCTATGTGCGCTCCCTGGCGCGCGACATCGCCGAAGTTCTGGGCACGCGCGGGCATGTGGGCAACCTCCACCGCGCCGCCGTGGGCCCCTTCACCGACGAAGATGCCGTGACCATCGAAGAGCTGGAAGCGGCCGAAGAGGGCCCCGCGCGCGATGCCATGCTGGGGCCGGTCTCTGCCGGCCTTGTCGACTTGCCCGAAATCCGGCTCGATCCGGTGCAGGCGGCGGCTGTCGGGCACGGCAATCCCGTGCTGCTGACGGGCGCCGGCTCGCCCGCACAGCTCGACGAATGCTGGGCCAGTTTCAAGGGCAAGGTCATCGCCACCGGACATGTCGAATTCGGCCAATTCAAGCCGCGGCGCGTCTTCAACTAG
- a CDS encoding ribokinase, giving the protein MITVFGSTNLDQVGTVTRLPKPGETVAGGTFSMAPGGKGANQALAARRAGAEVRHVSAVGDDAFADMALALLRDGGVDLSDMRKAEAATGIAMIFVDAEGENVIAILPGANGTVSPEDADTGLAALKPGDIVLLQQEVPQAATRRALEIARQKGARSVLNTAPFLPDTAELARLADIVVANETEFSLLTGRPLAELEAAMADWVKATGRTIVVTLGADGARAQTPDGAISVAAHPVKPVDTVGAGDTFCGYLAASLEAGMDFEKALRRAAIAGSLACLNPGAQPAIPLARDVDALL; this is encoded by the coding sequence GTGATCACCGTTTTCGGCTCCACCAATCTCGACCAGGTCGGCACAGTCACGCGTCTGCCAAAGCCCGGTGAAACCGTTGCCGGCGGCACTTTTTCCATGGCCCCGGGTGGCAAGGGCGCCAATCAGGCCCTGGCCGCGCGCCGCGCCGGAGCCGAGGTCCGCCATGTTTCCGCCGTGGGCGACGATGCCTTTGCCGATATGGCGCTCGCCCTGCTGAGGGATGGTGGCGTCGATCTCTCCGACATGCGCAAGGCGGAGGCTGCCACCGGCATCGCCATGATCTTCGTCGATGCCGAAGGCGAGAACGTCATCGCCATCCTCCCCGGCGCCAATGGCACGGTCAGCCCCGAGGACGCCGACACTGGCCTTGCTGCGCTCAAGCCGGGCGACATCGTGCTCCTCCAGCAGGAAGTTCCGCAGGCCGCCACCCGCCGCGCCCTCGAAATCGCCCGTCAAAAAGGCGCGCGCAGCGTCCTCAACACCGCGCCCTTCCTGCCCGATACGGCCGAGCTTGCCCGGCTGGCCGATATCGTCGTCGCCAATGAAACCGAGTTTTCCCTGCTCACCGGCCGGCCGCTTGCCGAACTCGAAGCGGCCATGGCCGATTGGGTGAAAGCCACCGGGCGCACCATTGTCGTCACCCTGGGTGCCGATGGCGCCCGCGCCCAGACCCCTGATGGCGCGATCTCCGTCGCCGCGCATCCGGTAAAACCTGTCGATACGGTCGGGGCCGGCGATACGTTTTGCGGCTATCTCGCGGCCAGTCTCGAAGCGGGGATGGATTTCGAAAAGGCGCTGCGCCGCGCCGCCATTGCCGGCAGCCTTGCCTGCCTCAATCCGGGCGCACAGCCGGCCATCCCGCTGGCGCGGGATGTCGACGCATTGCTTTGA
- a CDS encoding DUF1697 domain-containing protein — protein MPIWGAFLRGINLGKRQMKMAELKSCLEAAGYGQVKTILASGNVRLEAEGPEAALKKKLETIIADKFGFKVGVVLRSEDQLRAMLAQNPFGTLDPGADLTRHVLLFDAPLPEGLDIPSRPGDTEILRIDRREIYIAAYRQANGRYTEHVEEVLKPLYAQLGKGTLDTMRNWNTIEKILQ, from the coding sequence ATGCCGATCTGGGGCGCGTTTCTCCGCGGCATCAATCTGGGCAAGCGGCAGATGAAGATGGCCGAGCTGAAATCCTGCCTCGAGGCGGCCGGCTATGGGCAGGTGAAAACCATCCTCGCCAGCGGCAATGTCCGCCTTGAGGCAGAGGGCCCGGAAGCCGCGCTCAAGAAAAAGCTGGAAACGATCATTGCCGATAAATTCGGCTTCAAGGTCGGCGTCGTTCTCCGCTCGGAAGATCAGTTGCGCGCGATGCTCGCGCAAAATCCCTTCGGCACGCTCGACCCGGGAGCCGATCTCACCCGCCACGTCCTGCTCTTCGATGCGCCGCTGCCCGAGGGCCTCGACATTCCAAGTCGGCCCGGAGACACGGAAATTCTGCGCATCGATAGACGCGAAATCTACATTGCCGCCTATCGGCAGGCCAATGGCCGCTATACAGAACATGTCGAAGAGGTGCTCAAGCCCCTTTATGCCCAATTGGGCAAGGGCACGCTCGACACCATGCGCAACTGGAACACGATAGAGAAGATTCTGCAGTGA
- a CDS encoding YdeI/OmpD-associated family protein encodes MAPVTVPLEKLREFEDFRAFYDWLALHHDIDDEVWIRIFKKASGRATISPVEAIDAVLCWGWIDAIKKSWDEISFVQRYCPRRSKSVWSQINRDNVARLTEMGLMTPHGLVHVEAAKKDGRWDAAYATTQEAPVDLLAAIAANPAAQKTYDQLSAQNRFALTFRTISLKTEAARTRKIAGFVDMLAQGQTIYPQKLEQD; translated from the coding sequence ATGGCGCCCGTCACCGTCCCCCTTGAAAAGCTCAGGGAATTCGAGGATTTCCGGGCTTTTTACGACTGGCTGGCACTTCATCACGACATTGATGACGAAGTCTGGATCCGCATCTTCAAAAAGGCCAGCGGCCGGGCGACCATCTCCCCTGTCGAGGCCATCGATGCCGTGCTGTGCTGGGGCTGGATCGACGCCATCAAGAAAAGCTGGGACGAGATTTCCTTCGTCCAGCGCTATTGCCCGCGCCGGTCGAAATCGGTCTGGAGCCAGATCAATCGCGACAATGTCGCCCGGCTGACGGAAATGGGACTGATGACGCCCCATGGCCTCGTCCATGTCGAAGCCGCCAAAAAGGACGGCCGCTGGGACGCCGCCTATGCGACGACGCAGGAGGCCCCGGTCGATCTGCTTGCCGCCATTGCCGCCAATCCGGCCGCCCAGAAGACCTATGACCAGCTAAGCGCGCAAAACCGCTTCGCGCTGACCTTCCGCACCATCAGCCTCAAGACCGAGGCGGCGCGGACGCGGAAGATTGCCGGTTTCGTCGATATGCTGGCGCAGGGCCAAACCATCTATCCGCAAAAGCTGGAACAGGACTGA
- a CDS encoding arylamine N-acetyltransferase: MPEKVNLKAYFDRIGFAGSIAPTAATLELLHALHPATIPFENLDPFTGKPVALDQQSLERKLLAERRGGYCFEHNLLFMRVLIELEYEARPLLARVIWPHAQDGGATEPTHMLVLVEINGQKYIADVGFGGLTLTTPLKLRAEADQSTPHQSFRLMGGDPEWTLEVQLGDQWRPLYAFTTANVDEAELGAINARLSTDPASPFTRHLLASLSPSGRRLSLRDNHFSVRPLDAEKQQIDITTIEEMRAILTGEFGLILPASEALDTALMALLPDLPPAEAEPETASESQPDPQD; the protein is encoded by the coding sequence ATGCCTGAAAAGGTCAACCTCAAAGCCTATTTCGACCGAATCGGCTTTGCCGGTTCAATCGCGCCGACAGCGGCGACGCTCGAACTGCTTCACGCCCTTCATCCCGCCACCATCCCCTTCGAAAATCTCGATCCCTTTACCGGCAAGCCCGTCGCCCTCGACCAGCAAAGCCTCGAGCGCAAACTGCTCGCCGAGCGGCGCGGCGGCTATTGCTTCGAGCACAATCTGTTGTTCATGCGGGTCCTTATCGAGCTCGAATACGAGGCGCGCCCGCTTCTTGCCCGGGTCATCTGGCCCCACGCCCAGGATGGGGGGGCAACCGAGCCGACCCACATGCTGGTGCTCGTCGAGATCAACGGCCAGAAATATATCGCCGATGTCGGCTTTGGCGGATTGACCCTGACCACGCCGCTGAAACTGCGCGCTGAGGCCGACCAATCCACTCCGCACCAGTCTTTCCGCCTCATGGGCGGCGATCCCGAATGGACGCTGGAAGTGCAGCTGGGCGACCAGTGGCGCCCGCTCTATGCCTTTACGACTGCAAATGTCGATGAGGCCGAACTCGGCGCCATCAATGCGCGCCTGTCCACCGACCCGGCCTCCCCCTTCACCCGGCATTTGCTGGCCAGCCTGTCGCCCAGCGGCCGCCGCCTCAGCCTGCGCGACAACCATTTCAGCGTCCGTCCGCTCGATGCGGAAAAACAGCAGATCGACATCACTACCATCGAAGAGATGCGCGCCATTCTCACCGGCGAGTTCGGTCTCATCCTGCCCGCCAGCGAGGCGCTCGATACGGCGCTGATGGCCCTGCTGCCGGATTTGCCCCCGGCCGAAGCCGAGCCGGAAACAGCCTCCGAGTCCCAGCCCGATCCCCAGGACTAG
- the irrA gene encoding iron response transcriptional regulator IrrA: MSDHSLADRLHPSRTPCLTAVLRMAGLRPTRQRVALAELLFAGPHRHVSAEQLHSEASKAHVNVSLATIYNTLHQFHEAGLLREVAIDASRSYFDTDTSDHHHFYVEDEQRMIDIPADSVVFRALPQPPAGMEVAHVDVVIRVRKTPV, from the coding sequence ATGTCCGATCACAGCCTTGCCGACCGGTTGCATCCGTCCCGCACGCCCTGCCTGACGGCTGTCCTGCGCATGGCCGGTCTTCGCCCCACGCGTCAGCGCGTTGCCCTGGCCGAACTCCTGTTCGCCGGTCCACATCGCCATGTCAGCGCCGAACAATTGCATTCGGAGGCGAGCAAGGCTCACGTGAACGTGTCGCTCGCCACCATCTACAATACGCTCCATCAGTTCCACGAAGCCGGTCTCCTGCGCGAAGTCGCCATCGATGCCTCGCGCTCCTATTTCGATACCGACACCTCCGATCATCATCATTTCTATGTCGAAGACGAGCAGCGCATGATCGACATTCCGGCCGATTCGGTGGTGTTCCGGGCCCTGCCCCAGCCTCCGGCCGGCATGGAAGTGGCCCATGTCGACGTGGTGATCCGGGTGCGCAAGACGCCCGTCTGA
- the fabA gene encoding 3-hydroxyacyl-[acyl-carrier-protein] dehydratase FabA, with protein sequence MAERQHAFNYEELLAHGRGELPGQLDARLPAPPMLMFNRITHVADNDGPYGKGSVRAELDVTPDLWFFKCHFIDDPVMPGCLGLDALWQMTGFFLGWGGSPGKGRALGGEIKFTGQVTNDVELVEYGIDIKRVIRSRLTLGIADGWVKADGKTIYEAKDLRVGLFTDSQLQDQKGG encoded by the coding sequence ATGGCCGAACGGCAACACGCATTTAACTATGAAGAGCTGCTGGCACATGGACGGGGCGAGCTGCCCGGCCAGCTGGACGCCCGTCTTCCCGCGCCCCCCATGCTGATGTTCAACCGCATCACCCACGTCGCCGACAATGACGGCCCCTATGGCAAGGGCAGCGTTCGCGCCGAACTCGACGTGACGCCGGACCTGTGGTTCTTCAAGTGCCATTTCATCGATGATCCGGTGATGCCCGGCTGCCTCGGGCTCGACGCGCTCTGGCAGATGACCGGCTTTTTCCTTGGCTGGGGCGGTTCGCCCGGCAAGGGCCGCGCCCTCGGGGGTGAAATTAAGTTTACCGGCCAGGTGACCAATGATGTTGAACTCGTCGAATACGGTATCGACATCAAGCGGGTCATTCGCTCGCGCCTGACGCTGGGCATTGCCGATGGCTGGGTGAAGGCCGACGGCAAGACCATCTATGAGGCCAAGGACCTGCGGGTCGGCCTGTTCACTGACAGCCAGCTGCAGGACCAAAAGGGCGGCTAA
- the fabB gene encoding beta-ketoacyl-ACP synthase I produces the protein MRRVAVTGMGIISSIGNSLDEVTTSLRQAKPGIVFAEDYAELGFRSQVKGDPRLDPFELLDRRVTRFMGKGAAWNYLAMQQAIADAGLDASDISNPMTGIVMGSGGASTRTIVEAADITRKNSSPKRIGPLAVPKAMGSTASATLATSFGIKGINYSITAACATSKHCIGNAAEAIMLGKQDIVFAGGHEDLDWTLSDLFDAMGAMSSNYNGTPEKASRAYDAARDGFVISGGAGVLVLEEYERAKARGARIWAEVVGYGATSDGVDMVAPSGEGAERCMRMALKNVKAPIDYINPHATSTPVGDLKEIEALRAVFGNEDKCPPISATKSLTGHSQGATGVHESIYSILMMNNRFIAESANIDVLDPAFEDMNILRQRRDDVDLGYVLSNSFGFGGTNAALVFKHPDA, from the coding sequence ATGAGACGAGTTGCGGTTACCGGCATGGGTATCATCTCCTCGATCGGCAATTCGCTGGACGAGGTCACGACGAGCCTGCGCCAGGCAAAGCCCGGCATTGTTTTTGCCGAGGACTATGCCGAGCTCGGGTTCCGCAGCCAGGTCAAGGGCGATCCCCGTCTCGATCCGTTCGAACTGCTCGACCGCCGCGTCACCCGCTTCATGGGCAAGGGCGCGGCGTGGAACTATCTCGCCATGCAGCAGGCCATCGCCGATGCGGGGCTGGACGCGAGCGACATTTCCAACCCGATGACCGGCATCGTCATGGGCTCCGGTGGCGCCTCGACCCGCACCATCGTCGAAGCCGCTGATATCACACGCAAAAATTCGTCGCCCAAGCGTATCGGGCCGCTGGCCGTGCCCAAGGCCATGGGGTCCACCGCCTCGGCAACGCTGGCGACGTCCTTCGGCATCAAGGGCATCAATTATTCGATCACCGCGGCCTGCGCGACCTCCAAGCACTGCATCGGCAATGCGGCCGAGGCCATCATGCTGGGCAAGCAGGACATCGTCTTTGCCGGCGGCCACGAGGATCTCGACTGGACGCTTTCCGATCTCTTCGACGCCATGGGCGCGATGAGCTCGAACTATAATGGCACGCCGGAAAAGGCGTCTCGCGCCTATGATGCGGCCCGCGACGGGTTCGTGATTTCGGGCGGCGCGGGCGTGCTGGTTCTGGAAGAATATGAGCGGGCCAAGGCCCGTGGCGCCCGCATCTGGGCCGAAGTGGTCGGCTATGGCGCCACCTCGGACGGCGTCGATATGGTCGCCCCCTCGGGTGAAGGCGCCGAGCGCTGCATGCGCATGGCGCTGAAAAACGTAAAGGCGCCAATTGATTACATCAATCCGCATGCCACCTCGACCCCTGTGGGCGACCTCAAGGAAATCGAGGCGCTGCGCGCCGTGTTCGGCAATGAGGACAAGTGCCCGCCGATCTCGGCGACGAAGTCGCTGACCGGCCACAGCCAGGGTGCGACGGGCGTGCATGAATCGATCTATTCGATCCTGATGATGAACAATCGTTTCATTGCCGAGAGTGCCAATATCGACGTGCTCGATCCCGCCTTCGAGGACATGAACATCCTCCGCCAGCGCCGCGACGACGTCGATCTGGGCTATGTGCTGTCCAATTCCTTCGGCTTTGGCGGCACCAATGCGGCACTGGTGTTCAAGCATCCGGACGCCTGA
- the queG gene encoding tRNA epoxyqueuosine(34) reductase QueG gives MADTSKIVEELKSRALQLGFEAFGIASADSRPDLPEKLRIALEKGWHGDMEWMAETEERRADPTKLWDEARSVILLGVNYGPDFNPLDLLKEKQIGAISAYARNRDYHDIIKGKLKELAGLLARRSGADVKVFVDTAPLMEKPLAEAAGLGWQGKHTVLVSRQFGSWLFLGAILTSAELPGDKMHAESCGRCTKCLDICPTKAFPGPFQLDARRCLAYLSVEHKGQIPLEFRIPMGNRIYGCDDCLAVCPWNKFASVSREAKLRSRPELERPELGDLVALDDEGFRALFAGSPVKRIGHSRFLRNVLIGIGNSGFSGYVPAVENRLSDTSPLVRGAAIWALRRLDPERAERLKIDFLPGETDAEVASEWSADIS, from the coding sequence ATGGCCGATACGAGCAAAATCGTTGAAGAACTGAAAAGCCGGGCCCTACAGCTCGGCTTTGAGGCTTTTGGCATTGCCTCGGCCGATTCGCGCCCCGATTTGCCGGAAAAACTGCGCATCGCGCTGGAAAAGGGCTGGCACGGCGATATGGAGTGGATGGCCGAGACCGAGGAACGGCGGGCTGATCCGACAAAACTCTGGGACGAAGCGCGCTCGGTCATTCTCCTCGGCGTCAATTATGGGCCGGACTTCAACCCATTGGATTTGCTGAAGGAAAAGCAGATCGGGGCGATTTCGGCCTATGCGCGGAACCGGGATTATCACGACATCATCAAGGGCAAGCTCAAAGAGTTGGCGGGCCTTCTGGCGCGACGCTCAGGCGCTGATGTGAAGGTGTTTGTCGATACCGCGCCCCTGATGGAAAAGCCGCTGGCCGAAGCGGCGGGCCTTGGCTGGCAGGGCAAGCACACGGTGCTGGTGAGCCGTCAATTCGGCTCCTGGCTGTTTCTGGGCGCCATTCTAACCTCGGCGGAACTGCCCGGGGATAAGATGCACGCCGAAAGCTGCGGGCGTTGCACCAAATGCCTCGATATCTGCCCGACCAAGGCCTTTCCCGGGCCCTTCCAGCTCGATGCAAGGCGGTGCCTCGCTTATCTCAGCGTCGAGCATAAGGGGCAGATTCCATTGGAGTTTCGCATTCCGATGGGCAATCGCATCTATGGGTGCGACGATTGCCTGGCGGTCTGCCCGTGGAACAAGTTTGCCTCGGTGAGCCGGGAAGCCAAGCTGAGGAGCCGGCCGGAGCTGGAACGACCCGAGCTCGGCGATCTCGTGGCGCTGGACGATGAAGGGTTCCGGGCGCTTTTTGCGGGCTCTCCGGTCAAGCGCATCGGGCATTCCCGGTTTTTACGTAATGTCTTGATCGGTATCGGAAATTCGGGATTCTCCGGCTATGTGCCGGCGGTTGAGAATCGGCTGTCCGATACCTCGCCGCTGGTGCGCGGGGCGGCGATCTGGGCGCTGCGAAGGCTTGACCCCGAGCGGGCGGAACGGCTCAAAATAGACTTCCTGCCAGGCGAAACCGACGCCGAAGTGGCAAGTGAATGGAGTGCGGATATCTCATGA
- a CDS encoding SDR family oxidoreductase: protein MKVLFFGLGFSSQASARAIRIRDEYASIMGTVRTAERENALEATGLAAIVFDGTRPSPDVSVALADTTHVVVSIAPDADGDVVLRHHRADLDAAKDLEWICYYSTVGVYGDFDGAWIDESAPLVPRNMRSDLRVLAEQEWRDYAAQRGVKLCILRLAGIYGPGRSSFDKLRDGTARRIIKPGQVFNRIHVEDIARVTALAAERRLEGIFNMADDEPTPPQDVFEHAAGMMGVPVPPDMPFESAEMSPMQKSFYRDNKRVSNKAIKTALGIEMLYPSYREGLAAIWEREQ, encoded by the coding sequence ATGAAAGTCTTGTTTTTCGGCCTTGGGTTTTCGTCTCAGGCCAGTGCGCGCGCCATTCGCATTAGAGACGAATATGCTAGCATAATGGGAACAGTTCGGACCGCCGAACGCGAAAATGCGCTTGAGGCGACGGGGCTGGCCGCAATTGTTTTCGACGGCACCAGACCCAGCCCGGATGTCTCGGTGGCGCTCGCGGATACGACCCATGTCGTCGTCTCCATCGCGCCGGATGCCGATGGCGATGTGGTGCTGCGCCATCACCGCGCCGATCTCGACGCGGCAAAAGACCTCGAATGGATCTGCTATTATTCCACCGTCGGGGTCTATGGGGATTTCGATGGTGCCTGGATCGACGAGAGCGCGCCGCTGGTGCCGCGCAATATGCGGTCGGATTTGCGGGTTCTGGCTGAGCAGGAATGGCGCGATTATGCGGCCCAGCGCGGGGTGAAACTCTGCATTTTGCGGCTGGCAGGCATTTATGGGCCGGGGCGGTCGAGCTTTGACAAGCTGCGCGACGGCACGGCGCGGCGGATCATCAAGCCGGGGCAGGTGTTTAATCGTATCCATGTCGAGGACATCGCCCGGGTGACGGCGCTGGCGGCGGAACGCCGGCTTGAAGGCATTTTCAACATGGCCGACGACGAACCGACGCCGCCCCAGGACGTGTTCGAGCACGCCGCCGGGATGATGGGCGTGCCGGTGCCGCCCGATATGCCGTTTGAATCAGCGGAGATGTCGCCGATGCAAAAGAGTTTTTATCGGGACAACAAGCGGGTTTCCAACAAGGCCATCAAGACTGCGCTGGGGATTGAAATGCTCTATCCGAGCTATCGCGAGGGGTTGGCGGCGATCTGGGAGCGCGAACAATGA
- a CDS encoding GNAT family protein: protein MSVQPAKSAPERILLEGRYVRLEPLEKRHAADLLAASIGEGVPERYRWLFEYAPTTLAEAEDFVARVNAGPDRFVAVVDKASGRALGRQGWMRIFPEHASIEIGGVYWGPEMARSRLSTEALYLFARHAFEDLGYRRFEWKCNNRNAPSKAAALRFGFEFEGVFRQDRIVKGESRDTAWYSMIDGEWPAIRAEYERWLDAGNFEAEGRQKTKLRVG from the coding sequence ATGAGCGTGCAACCGGCGAAGTCTGCGCCTGAGCGGATCCTGCTCGAGGGGCGTTATGTGCGGCTGGAGCCGCTGGAGAAGCGCCACGCGGCGGATCTGTTGGCCGCGTCCATAGGTGAGGGCGTGCCGGAGCGCTATCGCTGGCTGTTCGAATATGCGCCGACGACGCTGGCAGAGGCTGAGGACTTTGTCGCGCGCGTCAATGCCGGGCCGGACCGCTTCGTTGCAGTGGTGGACAAGGCAAGCGGCCGGGCGCTCGGGCGGCAGGGATGGATGCGGATTTTTCCCGAGCACGCGTCCATCGAAATTGGCGGGGTCTATTGGGGACCGGAGATGGCCCGCTCGCGGCTTAGCACCGAGGCGCTCTATCTCTTTGCCCGGCATGCGTTTGAGGATCTTGGCTATCGGCGGTTCGAGTGGAAGTGCAACAACCGCAATGCGCCATCCAAGGCAGCGGCGCTGCGGTTTGGGTTTGAGTTCGAGGGGGTTTTCCGGCAGGACCGGATCGTGAAAGGCGAGAGCCGGGATACGGCCTGGTACTCGATGATTGATGGCGAATGGCCGGCGATCCGGGCGGAGTATGAGCGCTGGCTGGATGCGGGGAATTTTGAGGCCGAGGGGCGGCAGAAGACGAAGTTGCGGGTGGGGTAG
- a CDS encoding universal stress protein — MYDTEYKRKFLVVIDETEECDRALTFAAFRVKRTGGTVVLMSVIEKPEFIGMGVEEVLRAEAVEEAERNLDKRLARLKEIGDVRYESVIREGDGAEQIEAVIAKDKDIAILVLAANKSTEGPGPLVTHFASRTHALPIPLTIVPGRLTDEEIIAVC; from the coding sequence ATGTACGATACCGAATACAAGCGCAAATTCCTCGTCGTCATCGACGAAACCGAAGAATGCGATCGCGCCCTCACCTTTGCGGCCTTCCGTGTCAAGCGCACGGGGGGCACGGTGGTGCTGATGTCGGTGATCGAAAAGCCCGAATTCATCGGCATGGGCGTCGAGGAAGTGCTCCGCGCCGAGGCCGTCGAGGAAGCCGAGCGCAATCTCGACAAGCGCCTCGCCCGTCTCAAGGAAATCGGCGATGTCCGCTACGAATCGGTCATTCGCGAGGGCGATGGCGCCGAGCAGATCGAGGCGGTGATCGCCAAGGACAAGGACATCGCCATCCTGGTCTTGGCCGCCAACAAATCCACCGAAGGCCCCGGCCCGCTGGTCACCCACTTCGCCAGCCGCACCCACGCCCTGCCGATCCCGCTGACCATCGTCCCCGGCCGTCTGACCGACGAAGAGATTATCGCTGTCTGCTGA
- the trpS gene encoding tryptophan--tRNA ligase has protein sequence MAFSPRVFSGIQPSGDLHLGNYLGAIRRFVPLQDTHETLYCVVDMHAITVWQEPDALRRATREVAAAFIAAGVDPKRSIVFNQSQVVQHAELAWIFNCVARIGWMNRMTQFKDKAGKNSENVSLGLLAYPSLMAADILLYKATQVPVGDDQKQHLELTRDIAAKFNNDYAASILEQGLDPEFFPITEPLIAGPATRIMSLRDGTKKMSKSDPSDQSRISLLDDADAIAKKIKKATTDPAELPETVEGLAGRPEADNLVGIYAALTDKTKADVLAEYGGAGWGKFKPALAELAVSVLGPMSGEMRRLLDDPATIDAVLRDGGERASVLAEKTMSEVRRIVGFIR, from the coding sequence ATGGCCTTTTCTCCTCGCGTCTTTTCCGGCATCCAGCCTTCCGGCGATCTGCATTTGGGCAATTATCTCGGCGCCATTCGCCGCTTCGTGCCCCTGCAGGATACGCACGAGACCCTCTATTGCGTGGTCGACATGCATGCCATCACGGTCTGGCAGGAGCCCGATGCCTTGCGCCGGGCCACGCGCGAAGTCGCGGCCGCCTTCATCGCCGCCGGCGTTGATCCCAAGCGCTCCATCGTCTTCAATCAGTCCCAGGTGGTCCAGCACGCCGAGCTCGCCTGGATTTTCAACTGCGTTGCCCGCATTGGCTGGATGAACCGCATGACGCAGTTCAAGGACAAGGCCGGCAAGAACAGCGAAAACGTCTCGCTCGGCCTCCTTGCCTATCCCTCGCTGATGGCTGCGGACATCCTCCTCTACAAGGCCACGCAGGTGCCGGTCGGCGACGACCAGAAGCAGCATCTCGAGCTGACGCGCGACATCGCCGCAAAATTCAACAACGACTATGCCGCCTCGATCCTCGAGCAGGGCCTCGATCCTGAATTCTTCCCGATCACCGAGCCGCTGATCGCCGGCCCCGCCACGCGCATCATGTCCCTGCGCGACGGCACCAAGAAGATGAGCAAGTCGGATCCTTCCGATCAGTCGCGCATTTCCCTGCTCGATGATGCCGACGCCATTGCCAAGAAGATCAAGAAGGCCACCACCGACCCGGCCGAACTGCCCGAAACCGTGGAGGGCCTTGCCGGCCGTCCCGAAGCCGACAATCTCGTCGGCATCTATGCCGCGCTTACCGACAAGACCAAGGCCGATGTGCTGGCCGAATATGGCGGCGCGGGCTGGGGCAAGTTCAAGCCGGCCCTCGCCGAACTGGCCGTGTCGGTGCTCGGTCCGATGAGCGGCGAGATGCGCCGCCTGCTCGATGATCCGGCCACCATCGACGCCGTGCTGCGCGATGGCGGGGAACGGGCTTCGGTCCTCGCCGAAAAGACCATGAGCGAAGTGCGCCGCATCGTCGGCTTCATCCGCTAA